In Mytilus edulis chromosome 6, xbMytEdul2.2, whole genome shotgun sequence, the following proteins share a genomic window:
- the LOC139526696 gene encoding uncharacterized protein — translation MAFGVNTALVGVILKRTTVDLRRVLYTVRVVRRIKGNVGAVGSEFNFETALTSAACGVSYPIGAMEFLMGSENRIGLCNLLFPTTFENWFYLLTSGRNSYIRNCKCKVLEEFETSPPMSYKLSNNSTEKECYRKTAICRRAQGGTCEWKNDDQCP, via the exons atggcgtttggtgtgaacacggccttagttgGAGTAATATTGAAACGAACCACAGTTGACCTACGAAGAGTTTTGTACACAGTGCGAGTCGTAAGAAGAATAAAA GGAAATGTTGGTGCTGTTGGCTCTGAATTCAATTTTGAAACGGCCTTAACCAGTGCAGCTTGTGGAGTGTCATATCCTATCGGCGCAATGGAGTTTCTTATGG GTAGCGAAAACAGAATAGGACTTTGTAACCTTCTTTTTCCTACGACATTTGAAAACTGGTTTTATCTCCTTACTAGTGGTAGAAATTCTTACATTCGAAATTGTAAATGCAAG GTTCTTGAAGAGTTTGAAACATCGCCGCCAATGAGTTATAAATTGTCAAACAATTCAACAGAAAAAGAGTGTTACCGTAAGACCGCCATATGCAGAAGAGCACAAGGCGGCACGTGTGAATGGAAGAATGATGATCAATGTCCATAG